TACTAACCTACACTACTACCGCATTGACGTACAGTACGTCGAAGACCTGCCTGAAACGTTGGTTACGTTCGTTGCTTTGCGCATGtgtggcttcttcttcttcttcttctttttcttctttcgcGGAAGTACCTGCGAGGGCGCTGATGTTTCAGTGAAAATGTCGGAAATGACAGCATCCTCACCATCACAATGCTCTTCTATGCAATAGTGGCTCTCTTTACGGCGTGCTTGGTAGTCCTTTTCTTTCCTGCCCGATGGCAGTCGAATTCTGCAACTAAATCTGCACAAGAGTTACCGATCCGGGTTTTAAATAGCCACGATTTGTCACTGTACGATGGCAACGAAGGCAGTAAGGGTATTTACCTGGCCATACTGGGCCATGTGTTTGACGTGCATGAGGGTCGCAAACATTATGGGCCAGGTGGTGCATATCACTTTTTCACAGGTGATCCCGATTTTCCTTGTTTGCATTTCACAACTTGCATGTGTGATCACTGCatgcatctcatttcatctcattttctgaatcacatcatccttattagggtttcagggggtgctggagccgatcccagctgttTTGCAAAACCCATGCatgcacagggagaacatgcaagctctaCACAGACAGGtgacccaagagctgtgaggccaacgcactaaccactcatacaCTGTACCACACTGCATGTTTCTAACTAATGCATTACCCAGTTGCTTGATTCACTTATCGCTCTGATTATAAAGTATCATGCTGGTTTTCCCCTAGGAAAAGATGCATCCCTGGCCTTTGTCACTGGAGATTTCACAGAGGGCGGCTTGACGGATGATGTATCCGGCTTGAATCCGTTACAGGTGGTAACTCTGTTTGACTGGCTGCTTTTTTACAAGAGGACCTACCGAAGTGTAGGTGAGTCATGTTTTGATTACCAATAACAAACTTGTCATCATTGAACTGACTGTCTGCACTTGTGTTTTGCATTCCAATGAAACCCTTTGAATTCCCATTTCTCCTCAGGTGTGGTTGCAGGACGGTTCTATTCCCAAACTGGAAATCCCACAGCATTTCTCTTGCATGTTGAATCATTGCATGCTCAGGGACAACAACTTAAAGCAGAGACAGAAGCAGAGAAGCTTTCCTTCCCTTCTTGCAACTCCCATTGGAGTACTACAAGAGGGGGGCGTGTCTGGTGCTCCACCACTAGGTAAATAAACATTGGAAGCACATACAAATACCACAAGTGTCATTTTAGAAtgatctttttatatatttttctcaccAGTGGTGGAGTTGAAAGAACCTGGACTGGTGTACCCAGAAAATTATTCTCCGTGGGCGCTAGTGGATCCCGTTGCGTCTGCATAGAAGATCCATTAATAGCCAATGAGAATCCCCACCTGCAGGAATATGATGGCTgcccaaaacatgcaatttcTTGTTCTTTAATAGCGTAAAAGTGTTTTTATAATAAATGAAGACATTGTGGAGACAGGGGAGTTTTTAAATGACCTTTATGTAAAGTTGTTCTCCCTTTTTCTAAAACGATACACTCGGAAGAAAAAGGCTAGATATCTGAGCATACAGATACAATACAATGTGCATAAAAGATTTTACAATGTGCCTAAAAGATTAACAGAGGCGAGATTTTAAATCTGTCACAATGACAATCACAAACTGCATTAAGTACAAAAATGGTAGCAGTGGTcaaaaaatattacacatttATCTGTACaattaaacaatactttgaGGCCTCACTAATCTGCCCATCCC
This portion of the Stigmatopora nigra isolate UIUO_SnigA chromosome 19, RoL_Snig_1.1, whole genome shotgun sequence genome encodes:
- the cyb5d2 gene encoding neuferricin, with the protein product MLFYAIVALFTACLVVLFFPARWQSNSATKSAQELPIRVLNSHDLSLYDGNEGSKGIYLAILGHVFDVHEGRKHYGPGGAYHFFTGKDASLAFVTGDFTEGGLTDDVSGLNPLQVVTLFDWLLFYKRTYRSVGVVAGRFYSQTGNPTAFLLHVESLHAQGQQLKAETEAEKLSFPSCNSHWSTTRGGRVWCSTTSGGVERTWTGVPRKLFSVGASGSRCVCIEDPLIANENPHLQEYDGCPKHAISCSLIA